The Tautonia plasticadhaerens nucleotide sequence ATGAGCAACTCCCTGCTGGAGGCGATGGCGACCGGACTCCCCTGCATCGCCTCCGAGATCGGCGGGAACACGGACCTCCTGGCCGAGGGCCCCCGGGGACTGCTCGTCCCGCCCGGGGACCGGGACGGGTGGGCGGACGCCATCCTCCGGGTTCTCGGCGACGAGGGCCTCGCCCGGTCGCTCGGCGAGGCGGCCCTGGGGCTCATCGGCGAGCGATTCGCGATGCCGGTCGTGGTCGATCGCTACGTGGACCTCTACCGCTCGCTGCTCGCGGGCTCGGGCTGATCCGGGCCCGGCTCGAAGCGGTCGAGCAGGACGGCGACGGTCATGTCGCCGATCACGTTGACGGTCGTCCGGCAGCGGTCGAGGAACCAGTCGATCGTGAGCAGCAGCGGCAGGGCCTCGGCCGGCAGTCGGACGGCGGCGAAGATCAGGGGCAGGGTCACGAAGCTGCCGGAGGGGATCCCGCCCGCGCCGACGCTCGCCAGCAGGGTCGTCAGCATGATCACCACCTGGTCGGTCAGCGTGAGATCCGCCCCCAGGGCCTGGGCGAAGAACAGCGCGGCCACCGCCTGGTAGAGCGCCGTCCCGTCGTTATTGAAGTTCGTGCCCACGCAGGCGGCGAGCTGGCTGGACGCCCGGGAAACTCCCAGGCGGCCGGTCAGTGCCTTCAACGTGATCGGGATGGTGGCGGCGGTGCTCGCCGTGCTGAAGGTCATCGCCACCACGTCGGCCGACCCCCTCAGGAACCGCACCGGCCCGTACCGCCCGAGCACCCCGAGCTGGGACAGGTACCAGGCGACCTGGCAGGCGAAGCCGGCCAGCACCGTCGCGATGAACCAGCCGAGCTGGAGGAACAGGCCGAACCCCTCCCTCGCCAGGCTGATCGCCACCACGCCGAAGACGGCGATCGGCACCAGGGCCACCACCCAGAGGAGGATCTTCATCAGCAGCTCGAAGCCGACCACCAGCACGTCGACCATCGCCCGGTAGGTCGTCTCGCCGGCCGCCCGCTGCCGGTCGCGGTACTGCGCCAGGGCGATGCCGAAGGCGACTGTCATCAGCACCAGCTGGGCCAGGTTGTTCGAGGAGAACGCCTCGCCGACGCTCCGGGGCACCATCTCGACGAAGATCTCGGCCACCGTCTTGCCCGGGGCCATCGCCCTGGGGGACGGCCGGTCGATCAGGCGGTCGATGAGCCGGGGGTCCTCGGCGGAGGCGACCGCCGACGCGCCGAGATCCGCCCCCGCCCCGGGTCGGATCAGGTTCGAAGCGGCCAGGCCGATGACCATGGCCACCAGCGTGTTGACCAGGTAGAACCCCATCATCCGGGCCCCCTGGAGTCCCCGGATGTCGTTGGTCACGATGGCGCTGAGGATCGCCAGCACGACCAGGGGGGCGGCCAGTGCCCCCAGGGCCCGGATGATCAGCACCGGCGCCAGCTCCATCGCCGTCGCCAGGCCTCCCAGGATGACCCGGGCCGCCCCGGGCATCCGGTCGTACCAGGAGCCGTCGGCCCCGAGGAGCATCCCGGCCGGGATCGCCAGCAGGACGGCCAGCACGACCCAGGCGTAGAGCGGCAGGGACTTCGAGGCCTCCGCCTCCTCGATCGTCGGGTTGACGGCCTTCTCGTCGTCCATCCGGCATGCGCTCCGTCCGAGTGCGGGCGATCGGGCACCCCCGACCTCGAATCGTAACACGTTGCCCGAACGCCGGTGCGGGCCGCAAGGGGGGACCGCGGGGGAGCCGCCCGACGGGGCGAGACGCCTCCGGGGAGGACGGCGGGCGACGAGGATCGGCGTCCCCGCCCGGCGGCGATCCGGTCGGGGGATCCCCGCCCCCGAGTTGCCCGGGCGACCCGCCCTCGCGGATAATCCCGGGAGGTCGGCATCGCGATCGCCCCCGCCCACCCCCGACCCGACGACTCCCCGAGGCCTCCCATGAGCATCCCCGACGACGGCGAACGGCCACCGCGGAACCCCAGCCGAGGCCCCCGTCCGCTGCCCTCGTCGGGGTTCGACGACCAGAACAGCACCTTCCGGCCGGCGCCGGGCCCGGCCGCCCCCAGGCCCCGGCGCCCGAAGACCGGCCCCGACGACCGATCGCCCGAGGACGCCTCCCGGCCCGACACCCGGGGCCGGGGCCGCGCCCGCGTCTCCCCCGGCAAGACGCCGATGATGGAGCGCGTCCTCTTCGGAACGGTGAAGTCGACCGACCTGGCCACCTTCTGCCGGCAACTCGCCGGCTACCTGGAGGCGGGGGTCGACCTGCTCAAGGCGCTCAGCGGCCTGGAGGCGCAATTCCGGGCCACGGCCCTCGGGCCGGTGCTCGGCCGGATCCAGGTGGCGATCCGCAGCGGGGACACCTTCTCCGACGCCCTGGAGAAGGAGCCCCGGACCTTCGACCGGCTGATGCGGAGCATGATGCGGGTGGCCGAGGCCCGGGGCGGCATGCCCGAGGTCCTCCGCCAGCTCGCCTCGCACTACGAGAACCGGGTCCGGCTGCTGCGTCGGGCCCGCTCGGCGATGATCTACCCGACGGCGGTGATCCTGATCGCCCTGGCCGTGGGCTACCTGCTGACCGTCTTCGTCCTGCCCCCGCTCGTCGGGATCCTCCAGGACATGGCCCGGGGCCGGACCGCCGACCTCCCGGCGCCGACCCGGGCCCTGATGGCCATCAGCAATTTCATGCAGGCCGTCGGCTGGTGGCTGATGCCCTTGCTGGCCGTCGGCGGGCTGATCGGGCTGACCCGGGCCTACCGGACGACGCCGGGCAAGGCCCTGATGGACGAGGTCGCCCTCCGGATCCCGGTGCTGGGGCTGCTGCTGAAGAAGCTGGAGACGACCCGGTTCGCCCGGACGCTCTCGACGCTCCTGGAGGCGGGGGTCGCCTACGACGAGTCCATGAGGCTGACCGCCGACGTGATGCACGCGATCCCCTACCGCCGCGCCGTCGACCGGGCCCGGGTCGAGGTCATGGCCGG carries:
- a CDS encoding dicarboxylate/amino acid:cation symporter, coding for MDDEKAVNPTIEEAEASKSLPLYAWVVLAVLLAIPAGMLLGADGSWYDRMPGAARVILGGLATAMELAPVLIIRALGALAAPLVVLAILSAIVTNDIRGLQGARMMGFYLVNTLVAMVIGLAASNLIRPGAGADLGASAVASAEDPRLIDRLIDRPSPRAMAPGKTVAEIFVEMVPRSVGEAFSSNNLAQLVLMTVAFGIALAQYRDRQRAAGETTYRAMVDVLVVGFELLMKILLWVVALVPIAVFGVVAISLAREGFGLFLQLGWFIATVLAGFACQVAWYLSQLGVLGRYGPVRFLRGSADVVAMTFSTASTAATIPITLKALTGRLGVSRASSQLAACVGTNFNNDGTALYQAVAALFFAQALGADLTLTDQVVIMLTTLLASVGAGGIPSGSFVTLPLIFAAVRLPAEALPLLLTIDWFLDRCRTTVNVIGDMTVAVLLDRFEPGPDQPEPASSER
- a CDS encoding type II secretion system F family protein; translation: MSIPDDGERPPRNPSRGPRPLPSSGFDDQNSTFRPAPGPAAPRPRRPKTGPDDRSPEDASRPDTRGRGRARVSPGKTPMMERVLFGTVKSTDLATFCRQLAGYLEAGVDLLKALSGLEAQFRATALGPVLGRIQVAIRSGDTFSDALEKEPRTFDRLMRSMMRVAEARGGMPEVLRQLASHYENRVRLLRRARSAMIYPTAVILIALAVGYLLTVFVLPPLVGILQDMARGRTADLPAPTRALMAISNFMQAVGWWLMPLLAVGGLIGLTRAYRTTPGKALMDEVALRIPVLGLLLKKLETTRFARTLSTLLEAGVAYDESMRLTADVMHAIPYRRAVDRARVEVMAGHELSDALEGSRRFGVDVIHVISTGESTGKLPESLAHLAEDYEEQVDRMVDNLGQLIQPILTIAIGGVVFFIVLAFVMAYVSVLSGLAGGL